From a single Cryptococcus neoformans var. neoformans B-3501A chromosome 3, whole genome shotgun sequence genomic region:
- a CDS encoding hypothetical protein (Match to ESTs gb|CF191433.1|CF191433, gb|CF189054.1|CF189054, gb|CF188663.1|CF188663): MNSTPTPTPQPDTDNPHSNDANHADDRRPLAAHIPDYAGKSPFPAPPSRFTPRTPLQFLSNSPTNTDASAISCPSYILPTLPSSAASLPSLDPPSSNDRLAMINRIKSLGSYTNSPATVKIPLPTPSPSVSLSLSSRGPATPSSSIIRNKPHMPSPLNKLDYLYDIPPSPPISADADPGQLLVMPRMPNPDVESPIASPFVNLNLQTSTSSNRKPGVGVVIFDSPPRRRISGNSHGPRRGSALANEWGHTLLARHSGADASLLRSLLTQHASPSAPLSTSSAQPQAPAAAQRPRTEAEIVARCHELMNKHKVVLFMKGNPTAPKCGFSRQTVGLLREQGVEFAWFDIFSDEDVRQGLKKVNDWPTFPQIIVNGELVGGLDILREMIENGEWQELMDSIEEGKAE; encoded by the exons ATGAATTCTACACCTACGCCTACACCTCAACCGGATACGGATAACCCCCATTCTAATGACGCCAATCATGCTGATGATCGGCGACCTTTGGCTGCTCATATCCCTGACTATGCTGGGAAATCGCCTTTCCCTGCCCCGCCCTCGCGTTTTACTCCTCGTACACCTTTACAATTCCTATCCAATTCACCTACCAACACCGACGCCTCCGCGAtatcttgcccttcttatATTCTCcccactcttccttcctctgccgccTCTCTCCCCTCTCTCGACCCTCCATCGTCCAACGACCGCTTGGCGATGATCAACCGTATCAAATCACTGGGTTCCTACACCAATTCACCTGCTACCGTCAAAATTCCTCTCCCCACCCCCTCCCCGTCCGTATCTTtatccctctcttctcgcGGTCCCGCaacaccttcatcctctaTCATCCGCAACAAACCCCACATGCCATCTCCACTTAACAAACTCGATTACCTATACGACATCccaccttcccctcccATCTCCGCCGATGCTGACCCGGGTCAATTACTCGTCATGCCGCGAATGCCAAATCCCGATGTCGAATCGCCCATCGCGTCACCTTTTGTCAACCTCAACCTTCAAACGTCGACTTCATCGAACCGGAAACCCGGTGTGGGTGTTGTGATTTTTGACTcacctcctcgtcgacgGATATCGGGTAATTCTCATGGTCCGCGACGCGGTTCGGCTCTGGCTAATGAATGG GGGCACACTCTCCTGGCTCGACACTCTGGCGCCGACGCTTCCCTCCTTCGTTCTCTCCTCACTCAACACGCCTCCCCCTCTGCCCCCCTCTCTACCTCTTCCGCCCAACCCCAAGCCCCTGCCGCCGCCCAACGTCCCCGGACAGAAGCAGAAATTGTCGCCCGCTGCCACGAACTGATGAACAAGCACAAGGTTGTGTTATTCATGAAGGGAAACCCTACAGCTCCTAAGTGTGGGTTCTCAAGGCAGACTGTGGGATTATTGAGGGAGCAAGGAGTGGAATTTGCTTGGTTTGATATCTTtagtgatgaggatgtaAGGCAaggattgaagaaggttAATGACTGGCCTA CATTCCCGCAAATCATTGTGAATGGCGAGTTGGTAGGCGGTCTTGATATTTTGCGGGAGATGATTGAGAATGGAGAATGGCAAGAGTTGATGGATTCTATCGAGGAGGGCAAGGCGGAATAA
- a CDS encoding hypothetical protein (Match to EST gb|CF189248.1|CF189248; HMMPfam hit to eRF1_1, eRF1 domain 1, score: 194.8, E(): 1.7e-55; HMMPfam hit to eRF1_2, eRF1 domain 2, score: 226.4, E(): 5.3e-65; HMMPfam hit to eRF1_3, eRF1 domain 3, score: 216.6, E(): 4.6e-62): MSSAEESDQAIEIWRYRKLLNMLANSRGAGTSCITLILPPRSQISQASNMLTTEYGTASNIKSRVNRLSVLSAITSTQQKLKLYNRVPDNGLCVFVGTVLNDEGKEKKISFALEPFKPINTSLYMCDSRFHVEALEELLENDSKWGFIIIDGNGSLFGTLSGNTREVIHKFTVDLPKKHGRGGQSALRFSRLREEARRNYVRKVAELAVQHFITADKVNVAGLVLAGSAELKTDLSGSDLFDPRLLAKVVKVVDVSYGGENGFNQAIELAADSLANVKFVQEKKLIQKYFDEIALDTGKYCFGINDTLKALEMGAVETLIVWENLDMTRNTLRNAAGEEIIVFSTPADKDREKFMDKSTGLEMEQAAEPQPLLEWFAEKYREFGATLEFVTNKSQEGSQFVKGFGGIGGLLRYKVDFNDLGDLEDDDDEFYGSDEDSDI, from the exons ATGTCCAGCGCAGAAGAG TCTGATCAGGCCATCGAA ATATGGAGGTACCGCAAGCTTCTGAATATGCTTGCCAACTCCCGAGGTGCCGGCACCTCTTGTAtcaccctcatccttcctcctcgatCTCAAATTTCTCAGGCGTCTAATATGTTGACTACCGAATACGGTACCGCTTCCAACATCAAGTCTCGTGTCAATCG ACTTTCCGTCCTTTCCGCCATTACTTCCACCCAACAAAAACTCAAGCTCTACAACCGAGTCCCGGACAACGGTCTTTGTGTCTTTGTCGGTACGGTTTTGAACGAtgaaggcaaagagaagaagatttcCTTTGCACTTGAACCTTTCAAGCCTATCAACACTTCTTTGTACATGTGTGATAGCAGATTCCACGTTGAGGCGCTTGAGGAGCTTTTAGAAAATGACTCCAAATGGGGTTTCATTATCAT TGACGGTAACGGATCCCTCTTCGGTACTCTCTCCGGTAACACCCGTGAAGTCATCCACAAATTCACTGTCGACCTTCCCAAGAAACACGGCCGAGGTGGTCAATCCGCTCTTCGTTTCTCACGTCTccgagaagaagctcgtcGAAACTACGTCCGAAAAGTTGCGGAACTTGCTGTTCAGCACTTTATCACCGCCGACAAGGTCAACGTTGCCGGTCTCGTCCTTGCTGGTAGCGCCGAGCTCAAGACTGATTTGAGTGGAAGTGATCTCTTTGACCCCCGATTGCTGGCCAAGGTTGTCAAGGTTGTCGATGTGTCTTATGGTGGTGAAAACGGTTTCAACCAGGCTATTGAGCTTGCCGCCGACTCCCTTGCCAATGTCAAGTTTGtacaggagaagaagcttaTCCAAAAGTACTTCGATGAGATTGCCCTGGACACTGGCAAGTACTGCTTTGGTATCAACGATACACTCAAGGCGCTTGAGATGGGTGCTGTGGAGACTTTGATCGTCTGGGAAAACTTGGATATGACCCGAAACACTTTGCGTAATGCCGCCGGTG AGGAaatcatcgtcttctctACCCCCGCCGACAAGGATCGAGAGAAGTTCATGGACAAGTCTACCGGTCTCGAGATGGAACAAGCCGCCGAACCCCAACCCTTGCTCGAATGGTTTGCCGAAAAGTATCGCGAATTCGGTGCTACCCTCGAATTCGTCACCAACAAGTCGCAGGAAGGCTCACAGTTTGTGAAAGGATTTGGTGGTATCGGCGGGTTGTTGAGATACAAGGTTGATTTCAATGATTTGGGtgatttggaagatgacgatgatgagttTTACGGGTCTGACGAAGACAGTG ACATTTGA